The Brasilonema sennae CENA114 genome includes a region encoding these proteins:
- a CDS encoding GNAT family N-acetyltransferase: protein MQVTKHEISIRRMQDDVQDYELMAKWLTDEKVLKYYEGRDNPFPLDRIIESYQPMVRGDDPVIPCLFYNQKTPIGYLQYCALNDLSDTERQMYCLEETEDVYAIDLFIGEIQYWNQGIGTKVVSLALNYIFEQLQARKVVIDPHVWNTRAIRCYEKCGFVKLKILPEHELHEGKCWDCWLMATNHKKSVH, encoded by the coding sequence ATGCAGGTCACAAAACACGAAATCTCTATTCGTCGTATGCAAGACGATGTACAAGATTATGAGTTGATGGCAAAATGGCTGACTGATGAGAAAGTATTGAAATATTACGAAGGGAGAGATAATCCCTTTCCTTTAGACAGAATTATAGAATCTTACCAGCCTATGGTCAGGGGAGATGATCCAGTTATCCCTTGCCTGTTTTACAATCAAAAAACTCCCATTGGTTACTTGCAGTATTGTGCCCTCAACGACTTATCTGATACAGAGAGGCAAATGTATTGTCTGGAAGAAACTGAAGATGTTTATGCGATTGACTTATTTATAGGAGAAATCCAATATTGGAACCAAGGAATTGGCACAAAAGTAGTTTCATTGGCTCTAAACTATATTTTTGAACAACTGCAAGCCCGCAAAGTTGTAATCGACCCACATGTGTGGAACACTCGTGCTATCCGTTGCTATGAAAAATGCGGCTTTGTCAAGCTAAAAATATTACCAGAACATGAACTTCACGAAGGAAAGTGCTGGGATTGCTGGTTAATGGCGACAAACCACAAGAAATCAGTACACTGA
- a CDS encoding NAD(P)/FAD-dependent oxidoreductase, whose protein sequence is MTQQPARICILGGGFGGLHTALRLSQLPWEPSQRPEIVLVDHSDRFVFSPLLYELLTGELQTWEIAPPYQELLVTTGVRFCQGFVSKIDIDQQRVHLQDGPEISYDQLVLALGGETPLDTVPGATSYAYSFRTIADAYRLEERLRVLEESDADKIRVAIVGAGYSGVELACKLADRLGERGRFRLIEISDQILRTSPDFNRQAANKAIEARGVFLDLETKVEAIAQDSISLEYKNQVDTIPVDLVIWTVGTRVSPVVRNLPVKQNQRGQISTTSTLQVHDHPEIFALGDLADCLDAEGKQVPGTAQAAFQQADYVGWNIWATLTNRPLLPFRYQFLGEMMALGIDSATLTGLGIKLEGSLAYVARRLAYLYRLPTLDHKLKVGFNWLTRPIVETLYRK, encoded by the coding sequence ATGACTCAACAACCTGCTAGAATCTGTATCCTTGGTGGAGGCTTTGGTGGTCTCCATACTGCTCTGCGCTTGAGCCAGCTTCCTTGGGAACCTTCGCAAAGACCCGAAATAGTTCTGGTGGATCACAGCGATCGCTTTGTTTTCTCTCCTCTTCTGTACGAACTTCTGACTGGGGAATTGCAAACCTGGGAAATTGCCCCACCTTATCAAGAACTTTTGGTCACTACAGGTGTTCGTTTTTGTCAAGGTTTTGTATCAAAAATTGACATAGACCAGCAACGTGTACATTTACAGGATGGACCAGAAATTTCCTATGATCAATTGGTGTTAGCGCTAGGTGGCGAAACACCGTTGGATACTGTCCCTGGAGCAACATCTTACGCCTATTCGTTTCGGACTATTGCAGATGCGTATCGTTTGGAAGAACGCCTGCGAGTTTTAGAAGAATCGGATGCAGATAAAATCAGGGTAGCTATAGTTGGTGCTGGTTACAGTGGTGTAGAGTTAGCTTGCAAACTAGCAGATAGACTTGGGGAAAGAGGACGATTTCGGCTGATTGAAATATCTGACCAAATTTTGCGAACCTCGCCAGACTTCAACAGACAAGCAGCTAACAAAGCAATAGAAGCACGGGGTGTGTTTCTCGATTTAGAAACTAAGGTAGAAGCAATTGCTCAAGACAGCATCTCATTAGAGTACAAGAATCAAGTAGACACAATTCCTGTGGATTTGGTGATTTGGACAGTGGGAACGCGGGTATCACCCGTGGTACGAAACCTGCCTGTCAAACAAAATCAACGTGGTCAAATTAGCACTACATCAACTCTCCAAGTCCACGATCATCCCGAGATTTTTGCCTTGGGGGATTTAGCAGATTGCCTAGATGCTGAAGGTAAGCAAGTCCCTGGAACAGCACAGGCTGCTTTCCAACAAGCAGATTACGTTGGTTGGAACATTTGGGCAACTTTGACAAATCGCCCTTTGCTTCCCTTCCGCTATCAGTTCTTAGGTGAAATGATGGCATTGGGAATAGACAGTGCCACCCTGACTGGTTTAGGCATCAAACTAGAAGGTTCGTTAGCATACGTCGCGCGTCGTCTTGCCTACCTTTATCGGCTACCAACCTTAGATCACAAACTCAAAGTTGGTTTTAACTGGCTTACTCGTCCGATTGTAGAGACACTTTATAGAAAATAA
- a CDS encoding HAD-IA family hydrolase, giving the protein MKEKPRVIFLDAVGTLFGVKGSVGEIYTQIAQEFGVEVSADTLNKTFIQSFKAALPPVFPDAEEQDIPQREFDWWLDIAQNTFEQAGVIQKFSDFSTFFSELYIHFGTANPWFIYPDVLPALVSWRRMGIELGILSNFDSRIYSVLQSLEIREFFESITICTQAGAAKPDSKIFAIALEKHKCSSEAAWHIGDSLTEDYHGARGAGLRGIWINRQN; this is encoded by the coding sequence ATGAAGGAAAAACCGCGAGTTATCTTTTTAGATGCTGTTGGCACACTTTTTGGGGTGAAAGGCAGTGTAGGAGAAATCTACACTCAGATAGCGCAGGAGTTTGGAGTCGAAGTTTCTGCTGATACTTTAAACAAAACATTTATACAGAGTTTTAAAGCTGCGCTACCCCCAGTATTTCCAGATGCAGAGGAACAAGACATTCCCCAACGCGAGTTTGATTGGTGGCTTGACATTGCGCAAAACACTTTTGAACAAGCAGGTGTTATCCAGAAGTTTTCTGATTTTTCGACTTTTTTTAGTGAACTCTATATTCACTTTGGTACAGCTAATCCGTGGTTTATCTATCCCGATGTCTTGCCAGCTTTGGTTAGCTGGCGGCGGATGGGAATAGAACTGGGAATACTATCGAATTTCGATTCCCGTATTTACTCAGTGTTACAAAGTTTGGAGATCAGAGAGTTTTTTGAGTCTATCACTATTTGCACTCAAGCAGGTGCTGCCAAACCTGATAGCAAAATCTTTGCCATAGCTTTGGAAAAACATAAGTGTTCATCAGAGGCTGCATGGCACATTGGTGACAGTCTCACAGAAGATTATCACGGAGCGAGGGGAGCTGGGCTAAGAGGCATTTGGATAAATCGTCAGAATTAA